GGCGATCCGCATCGACGGCTTGTGGGGCATCGCCTTCGGCAACGGCCTCAACGATCAACCGATCGACACGCTGTTCTTCGCCGCCGGCCCGGACGACGAAAACCATGGGCTGTATGGCCGCATCGACGTGGCGCCGGGCGACGAGCACGACGATACGCCAGAGCCGCAGTAGCTGATTGCGGCACGGTCTTTCAATTCTTCCAATACATCGAGAACATTTCCGGACAAAAGACCCGCATAATCCCGGCTGTAGCGACGACTGACGGACGGTGATGAGCGATTTTTTGCCCAAGGAATGCGATATCGTGATGGAAGGCGGGGTGACCTCCGGCGTGGTCTACCCCGCGTTCGTGGCGCGGCTGGCCGAGCGGTTTACACTGCGGTCGATCGGCGGCACCAGCGTCGGTGCGGTGGCGGCCGTCGCCGCGGCGGCCGCCCAATTCAAGCGCAACCGCGTGCGCAAGGACGGGCAGGGCGTCGATGACGGCTTCCACCTCCTCGCCCGGCTGCCGGGGCAGCTGCAGGAAAGCGTCGACGGCCACACCCGGCTGTTCTCGCTCTTTCAACCCTGCGCCGCGCTGCGGCCGCATTTCCGCGCGATCGCGGCGGCCCTCAACGAGACGAACAAGGCGAAGGCCGCGGGATATCTGTCGTTGGCCATGCTGCGCCATTTCCCGCTGGGCGCCTTGGCGGGCGCCGGCTTGTGGCTGTTGGGCTTCTTGATCAGCAGCAGCCTGCTGGGCGGACACTGGCCGCGCGTGCCCCTGGCCGGCATCGCCAGCGCCCTGTGGTTCGGCCTGTGCACGTTCGTGGGCGCGCTGGGCGGGGCGCTGCTGCAGGCCACGCTGTCGGCCTGGCGCGGCCTGCGGGATAACCGCTGCGGCATCTGCTCCGGCCTGCGCACGGATGCACATAACCCGCCCGCGCTGACGGAATGGCTGCACGCGCTCGTGCAGGACATCGCCGGCCTGCCGGAGGAGGCCCCGCTGACGTTCGGCCAGCTGCGCACGTCCGAGCCGCCGATCGAGCTGGCGCTGATGACGACGGGCCTGTCCGAACTGCGCGCGCACCGCCTGCCGCATTCGAGCGCCGACCTCGTGTTCCGCGCATCCGAACTGTCCGCGCTGTTCCCGTCCGCCGTCGTCGACTGGATGAAGGCGCGCTCCCGTCACACGCGCCACGGCGCGCGCACGGTCGCGCTCCTGGCCCGCATGAACGCCGGCGGCGAAGATTATTACTTCATGCCCGATCCGGACGACCTGCCGCTCGTCGTGGCCGCGCGCATGAGCCTCAGCTTTCCCGTGCTGCTGCAGGCCGTGCCCTTGTACCGCCTGCGCGCGCTGCCCGTGCATGCGGACGGCGTCGGCCTGCTGCGCGTGTGGTTCTCGGACGGCGGCCTGACCAGTAATTTCCCGATCCACTTCTTCGACAACATCCTGCCGACCCGCCCGACCTTCGGCGTGACCCTGCAGGGCGACCTGGAAGACGGCGACCCGTTCGCCGCGCGCGTTTCTCTCCCGTCGAACAACAACAGCGGCGTGACGGCGGCCTATGTGCCGGTCGACGAGACCGACGGCCGGCCCTCG
This genomic stretch from Massilia putida harbors:
- a CDS encoding patatin-like phospholipase family protein is translated as MSDFLPKECDIVMEGGVTSGVVYPAFVARLAERFTLRSIGGTSVGAVAAVAAAAAQFKRNRVRKDGQGVDDGFHLLARLPGQLQESVDGHTRLFSLFQPCAALRPHFRAIAAALNETNKAKAAGYLSLAMLRHFPLGALAGAGLWLLGFLISSSLLGGHWPRVPLAGIASALWFGLCTFVGALGGALLQATLSAWRGLRDNRCGICSGLRTDAHNPPALTEWLHALVQDIAGLPEEAPLTFGQLRTSEPPIELALMTTGLSELRAHRLPHSSADLVFRASELSALFPSAVVDWMKARSRHTRHGARTVALLARMNAGGEDYYFMPDPDDLPLVVAARMSLSFPVLLQAVPLYRLRALPVHADGVGLLRVWFSDGGLTSNFPIHFFDNILPTRPTFGVTLQGDLEDGDPFAARVSLPSNNNSGVTAAYVPVDETDGRPSLPRFTGAILRTIRTWRDEALKRTPGYRDRVVQIRHTKREGGLNLNMTRAAIDVMSRSGDEAARQVIDRFLNPVERENGWLNHRWVRMRSTAAVLQETFAPLSEAWHDAHLTPSYEALWMAHGMDALPAYQLSKTNRTAGFALWERIVTLPQQVAPAELSAHAPRPQPELVIAPRLN